Proteins encoded within one genomic window of Geotalea daltonii FRC-32:
- a CDS encoding RHS repeat protein, with amino-acid sequence MQDVTTFTYDANGNMLTKTEALIGTTRYDNYDALGNPGTITDPNGNATTYTYDTAGRALFVKAPGDINPTEYTYTTGGCGSCGGSTNRIASIIQPEGNRIDYTYDTNGKLTKIADSQNNSINYSYDSEGNKLKEEIKDPSGILQKTISYQYDVINRLKQIKNPDATYTEFGYDALGNRTSSKDPKQNLTTSQYDALSRLTATIQPGNVTTGFTYDTNNNLTTVTDANSNSTTYKYDDLGRRSLWGQA; translated from the coding sequence GTGCAGGACGTCACCACCTTCACTTACGACGCCAACGGCAACATGCTGACAAAGACCGAAGCTTTAATCGGCACCACCCGTTATGACAACTACGACGCCCTGGGCAACCCAGGCACCATTACCGATCCAAACGGCAATGCCACCACCTACACCTATGACACCGCAGGCAGGGCACTATTCGTCAAAGCCCCCGGAGACATAAACCCCACCGAATACACCTATACCACCGGCGGGTGTGGCAGCTGCGGCGGATCAACCAACCGCATCGCCTCCATCATCCAGCCCGAAGGAAACCGTATCGACTATACCTATGACACCAACGGCAAACTGACCAAGATTGCCGATAGCCAGAATAACAGCATCAACTACAGCTACGACAGCGAAGGGAACAAACTGAAAGAAGAGATCAAAGATCCGTCAGGCATCCTGCAAAAGACCATCAGCTACCAATACGACGTCATCAACCGCCTCAAGCAGATCAAAAACCCCGATGCCACCTACACCGAATTCGGCTACGACGCCCTCGGCAACCGAACCAGCAGCAAAGACCCCAAACAAAACCTGACCACCAGCCAGTACGACGCCCTGAGCCGCCTCACCGCCACCATCCAGCCCGGCAATGTCACCACCGGCTTCACTTACGATACAAATAACAACCTGACCACCGTAACCGACGCCAACAGCAACAGCACCACCTACAAATACGACGATCTGGGCAGAAGGAGCCTATGGGGTCAGGCTTGA
- a CDS encoding RHS repeat protein, producing the protein MKILRGRSENLKGASLLYCISQHFRTDVQDVTTFTYDANGNMLTKTEPLIGTTTYDNYDALGNPGTITDANGNATIYTYDAAGRVLTVKAPGDTNYTEYIYTASGCGSCGGATTRIGTIIQPEGNRIDYTYDTNGKLQKITDSQNNSINYSYDSEGNKLKEEIKDPSGILQKTISYQYDVINRLKQIKNPDATYTEFGYDALGNRTSSKNPKQNLTTSQYDALSRLTATIQPGNVTTGFTYDTNNNLTTVTDANSNSTTYKYDDLNGRLGGRCLLINYCH; encoded by the coding sequence ATGAAAATCTTAAGGGGACGTTCCGAAAATCTTAAGGGGGCGTCCCTGCTTTATTGCATTAGCCAACATTTCCGCACCGACGTGCAGGATGTCACCACCTTCACCTACGACGCCAATGGCAACATGCTAACAAAAACTGAGCCTCTCATTGGCACCACCACCTACGACAATTACGATGCCCTGGGCAATCCCGGCACCATCACCGATGCCAACGGCAATGCCACCATCTATACCTATGATGCTGCCGGTCGGGTGCTGACCGTCAAGGCCCCTGGGGATACCAACTATACCGAATATATCTACACCGCCAGTGGCTGCGGCAGTTGCGGCGGGGCCACTACCCGCATCGGCACCATCATCCAGCCCGAAGGCAATCGCATCGACTATACCTATGACACCAACGGCAAACTCCAAAAAATCACCGACAGCCAGAATAACAGCATCAACTACAGCTACGACAGCGAAGGGAACAAGCTGAAAGAAGAGATCAAAGACCCGTCAGGCATCCTGCAAAAGACCATCAGCTACCAATACGACGTCATCAACCGCCTCAAGCAGATCAAAAACCCCGATGCCACCTACACCGAATTCGGCTACGACGCCCTCGGCAACCGAACCAGCAGCAAAAACCCCAAACAAAACCTGACCACCAGCCAGTACGACGCCCTGAGCCGCCTCACCGCCACCATCCAGCCCGGCAATGTCACCACCGGCTTCACTTACGATACAAATAACAACCTGACCACCGTAACCGACGCCAACAGCAACAGCACCACCTACAAATACGACGATCTGAACGGGCGGCTAGGGGGACGTTGCTTGCTAATTAACTATTGTCACTGA
- a CDS encoding transposase, whose protein sequence is MPRQPRLDIPDVLHHIIVRGIERRDIFAEDADKERFVASLSALLTKSATKCYAWALMSNHLHLLLMPTRVSLAETMRRLLTDYAVYFNRKYQRCGHLFQNRYKSILCEEDPYFLELVRYIHLNPLRAGMVSDMNELGSYPWSGHAVLLGKRAMEGQETDEVLTRFGNTRARAVRGYWQFVADGITTGHRQDLVGGGLKRSQPDCMEIKEIAAFDERILGSGGFVEKLTQGASVVEKNKPRLALVELLDRVCAVTGVVADRMQCPGKERAVARAKAIFCYLAVREYGYTGTEAGKVVGIGSAGASIAARRGAELLKSYPELGI, encoded by the coding sequence ATGCCACGCCAACCACGTCTTGACATACCCGACGTCCTCCATCACATCATTGTTCGCGGGATCGAACGCCGTGACATTTTCGCTGAAGATGCTGACAAGGAACGTTTTGTGGCAAGCCTTTCTGCCCTGCTCACGAAAAGCGCCACCAAGTGTTATGCTTGGGCGCTCATGTCAAACCATTTACATCTGCTTCTCATGCCGACCAGAGTTTCTCTTGCTGAAACCATGCGCCGTCTGCTGACCGATTATGCCGTTTACTTTAATCGCAAATATCAGCGCTGCGGCCATCTGTTCCAGAACCGCTACAAGTCCATACTCTGCGAGGAGGATCCTTACTTTCTCGAACTTGTGCGCTATATCCATTTGAACCCGCTACGAGCGGGCATGGTTTCCGATATGAATGAACTGGGAAGCTACCCGTGGAGTGGCCATGCAGTATTACTCGGTAAGCGGGCCATGGAAGGTCAGGAGACGGACGAGGTACTGACACGTTTTGGAAATACCAGGGCACGCGCAGTTCGTGGCTATTGGCAGTTCGTCGCCGATGGAATTACCACAGGACATCGCCAGGATCTGGTCGGGGGCGGACTTAAGCGCAGCCAGCCCGATTGCATGGAGATCAAAGAAATAGCCGCCTTTGATGAGCGAATCCTTGGCAGTGGCGGGTTTGTGGAAAAGTTGACCCAGGGGGCCAGCGTGGTGGAGAAGAATAAACCACGTCTTGCCTTGGTTGAATTGCTAGACAGAGTCTGTGCCGTGACCGGAGTGGTTGCAGACCGAATGCAGTGTCCCGGCAAAGAGCGCGCCGTAGCACGGGCAAAAGCTATCTTCTGCTACTTGGCAGTACGTGAGTATGGCTATACGGGCACAGAGGCCGGGAAGGTCGTAGGGATCGGCTCGGCAGGCGCGTCTATAGCGGCCAGACGGGGAGCGGAGTTATTGAAGAGTTACCCGGAGCTGGGGATATAA
- a CDS encoding carboxymuconolactone decarboxylase family protein: MARIATYDVTTATKEVKEVFAEIEGAFGKVPNLFLTYANHLPLLKANWNKVKAVMGEGTLSQKTKQAIAVLVSRDNGCAYCVAAHTGALRAIGVSEEEIRSIEEDLEQANFTTKERALISFARKANTTPLRVPDEEFAALKQTGAIDAEIIEALGVMELFTAFNKFLDVLQVEVDF, translated from the coding sequence ATGGCCAGGATAGCAACCTATGACGTAACGACAGCCACAAAAGAAGTAAAAGAAGTTTTCGCCGAGATAGAAGGTGCATTCGGGAAAGTCCCGAACCTCTTTCTCACCTATGCCAATCACCTGCCGTTACTCAAGGCCAACTGGAACAAGGTAAAGGCGGTAATGGGAGAGGGAACGTTAAGCCAGAAGACCAAACAGGCCATTGCCGTTCTGGTTTCACGAGATAATGGCTGTGCTTACTGTGTCGCGGCTCACACGGGAGCGTTGCGGGCAATTGGAGTGTCTGAGGAAGAGATAAGATCAATTGAAGAAGACCTGGAGCAGGCGAATTTCACTACCAAGGAACGGGCACTGATATCCTTTGCCCGGAAAGCAAACACCACTCCATTGCGAGTTCCCGATGAAGAGTTTGCTGCGCTCAAGCAAACAGGCGCTATCGATGCCGAGATAATTGAAGCACTTGGCGTCATGGAACTCTTTACAGCCTTCAACAAATTCCTGGATGTTCTGCAGGTCGAAGTTGACTTCTAG
- a CDS encoding LmrA/YxaF family transcription factor, protein MGRILPPFIRRSEALAKHIIATIEGGIMMSRLKKDERPMKECIETLRITLDLRT, encoded by the coding sequence GTGGGTCGAATACTGCCCCCCTTCATCCGCCGTAGTGAAGCTTTGGCAAAACACATCATCGCAACTATAGAGGGTGGCATCATGATGTCCCGGCTCAAAAAGGATGAGCGGCCGATGAAAGAGTGTATTGAGACATTACGAATCACTCTAGATTTGCGAACTTGA